Part of the Permianibacter fluminis genome, AGGCTGCAATGAGTCGGCAACCTCGGCAAACAGGGTTTTGACCAAGCGGTAAATCATGTTGGCCGAAATGCCGCGCGAACCTTTCTGGCTTGGCACCAAGGGCCTCATATCATCGGCAGTAGGTAATGCTGGCCAACCCAAGTAGGTGCGGTAGCGCTGCAGGGCAGCGAGGCAGCTTGGTGTCACCGGAACTTTGGCTGCTTTGCCGCCTTTGCCGGTGACGAACCACCACCAACGTCCCCGCACGCATTGCACACTGCCCATTGGGTGGCTGGCGAGCTCGCTGACGCGGGGACCCAAGCTGTAGAGCAGTGTAAAAAGGTAGCGGAGCCGCTCCGCCCGATCGCGGTTTGAACTGGTTTCCTGTGGCAGCTGCTCGATGTGCTGCCAGACCCGCTGCCACAATGCCTGGTCAAGATAGCGGGAGGTTGCCTCGCTGTTGCTGCGGGCCGCCGTTTTCAGTTTGCGGCGCACCAATCCCATCGGATTTCCGGCCAGATAGCCCGCCGTCACCAGATACGTGAACAGGCTATTGATGATGATCAGCGCCTGGGCTTGGCTGGCTGGGCTTAACGGGCCCTGAAACGGCCGCCACTGTGACGAATCCCGGCTGGCGCGCGGGCCACACCAGCGCGACGCCGGCCGCGGCTGCTTCAGGAACTGCTGGTAGCGCTGCAAATCCTCGCGTTGCAAATCCGACAGCGCCTTGCCGGCAACCAGCCAACACCACAGCAGCAAGCGTTCGGCCTCCTTCCGGTAACTGCGCCAGGTTTGCGGCGAGTCGACGAACTCACTCAGCCAGGCTTGCACCGCTGCCACATCGTCCACCGCCGCCAGTTGGCAATGGCCGCGGCCGCGGTTACCCCCTTGCGAGCCATCCAGCCCTGGCCCCGGTGCGGACAATGCCTCGAACGGAACCGGGGATGCAGCTATCAACGTCAGTGGTTTTATGGTTTCTGGCATAACATGTCGCATAGTTTCTTGCATAAATTGCCGCAGTCCAATCTGAACACGCGATTGGAGAGCATGCAGATCGTGTATGCGGGCCAGGCTGGAGCTGGATTGGCTCTGGCTTGGCGCCGTAGGGCGTAGATGGTCGTTGCCGTGCTTACGCAACCACCCCATGGTCAATTCGACCGAGCGTCTGAATAACCAATTCAAACCCGGCCTCGGTATCCATAAAGGTTAATGGCGCCAACCCGCCCAATGACCGGATGGGGCGGCAGAGCCACACGCGTGCATTATTGAAGTCAAATGTCTGCGAAGCGGCCATCAGAGCGCGAATGGTCCGATAGATTTTGTCACCGTCCGGACGGGGCAACTTCTTATTTCTAGGTTTTAGGCACCGGACACCGATTGTTCGGCTGAACGTAGTGGGGTCCAGCCCCAGGAGCTGAGCCAGGAACCTAATGACGTCTACGGGGAGGCCATCGCGTAGCAAGTGAATGGAGTCGCCATAGGCTTCATAGGCTAGGCACTCCCATGCAGTTCCCTTAACTAGCTGGCGAATTGCGTCCGTCTTAACTGGTTTCTTCATACGGCCTCCGGGTCTCCAAGCGCATAGCTCAAATGCACCTGTCTGCCTGCCATGGCGAAGAGTGCTGCGGTGCTTCCAGACAGGTGCTGACTGGCGCCATCCCTTCGATGCCTCTCGCCATCCCAAACCCCATCTACGGGCGCTAAGAGCGTAATTCTAACAAATTCATGATAAGTGCCGTAATCATGAATTTATATCCAATATGATGCTTTATATTACGGAATACATAACATGATAAAGTATGCAAAAGCGAGGCGGCCGTTGTGGGGACCGGGATGGGACGGATCGGGGTAACGTTCGAGGAGTTTGTGGTGGTTGCGCGGCAATTGCATGCGCAGCGGCAAACGGTGACCGTTGATCGGGTGCGGGAAGTGCTGGGGCGAGGAAGCCGCACCACACTGCTAAAGCACCTGCAGCAATGGCGACACGAGCTGGCGACCCTGTCGCCGTCATTCGATTTGGCCGACTTGCCAACAAGCTTGTTGCCACTCATTGAAGCGTTTTGGCGTCGCGCTGGCGAAGAGGCCGCTGCACAATTGGCCGACGAGCGAAATCGGCTTGAGCAAGAGCGACAGACTCTGCGTGAACGCGATCACGTCCGGGAGGGGCAATTGCAGGTGTTGACGGAGCAACTCGCCAGCTTGCAGCACCGCGAGCGGCAGTTGTCACAGGAGTTGACGGCGGTAACGGAAGCACTTGGCCGCAGCCAAGTGGAAAACCTGCAACTCAATCAGACGGCCCAACAATCCCAACAGGAAAGTAGGGCGCTCGCTACTAAGCTACAACAGGCTGAGCTTTCGCTGACTGAGCACACCAAAACCTCGGCCGCACAGCTGGCCAGCGAGCGGGCGCGACACGATAGCGAACTGGCGCGCTGGCTGCAGCAGTTGGATGCCACGAGACAGCAGCTGCGGGAGCTGGCCGAGCGTTGTGCTTTGCTGGAAAAACAACGCACGGTAGCCGCGCAAGCACCGAAAAGCACGTCGAAACGGCAGCGCGTGACGGTGCCGGAAAGCGACGCGGTGAACACCAAGCGGTCATCCTCCAAGCCAGCCCGAACACGACGTAGTCGTTAGCCGTAACGTACTCTCTCTGGCGAACCGTGATCTTTGCCAGCGTGTTATGCAGAGAGAGGGCCAACTTTGAGCGTGCGTACGGTGCTGATTCGCGCTGCGGTGCAACTGATTCGCTACGGCGTCGTCAAATACCATTGGCATTACTGCACTTGAGGGTGGGCCGGGATTCGCGTCAATTTCGCCATTAAGGCCTTAACTCATTGAATTTATGAAATTTCCAGCGACGGGTATCTATTTCCTCGCACACGTTCGGGTGCCTTTCTTGTGAACGGCGGAGAATCAGCGTTATCGACGGCATTCCGGTGTATCGTTGCCTCTTCGCCGCAGTGCACCCAAGATGCTGCACGTTCCTCGCTCGCCACCGGCGCACTGGGAGATCACGCGCTCGAGCTCGCCGGCCATGCGGGTCAGTTCCTCGATCCGTTGATGGATGTCGGTCAAATGCGTACGGGCCAACGCATCGACATCGCCGCACGACAGCTTCGGATCGTCGTTCAGGCGTAGCAGGCTGCGGATTTCTTCCAGACTAAAACCCAGTTCGCGCCCGCGACTGATGAAGCGCAAGCGATCCACGTCGGCCGGCGCATAGGCGCGGTAGCCGCTTCCTGTACGCATCGGCTTTGGCACCAGACCAACGCTCTCGTAATAGCGGATCGTTTCGACATGGCATCCGCTGGCAGCGGCGGCTTCACTGATTTTCATTCGCATTCCGCTTGACTCTGTAGTGGCTACGGACTTTACCCTGAGGGGATTGCCGGTACCAGCTCGGTACTCGTCCGCAGAGTCAATGCCCATGTCTTTTCCAAACATCCCAATCCGGCTCGGCCTCTTCGCCCTATTTTTGCTTGGGTGGGCCCTGCAGCCGCCCGTCCATGCCGCCGCGTCAGCCCAGGCAGACCCGCGCCAGACTTGGCAGATGCTCGATTACATCGCCGTGGACTATGCCGGCGCCGTCCAGGGTGGTCGCATCATTGCGCCCGGCGAGTATGCCGAAATGCAGGAATTTGCCGGCACGGTGCGTACGCAGTTGGCGTCCTTGCCTGCCAGCCCCAAACAACCGGAACTGCTGGCCCAGGCCGACCAGCTAATCGCGGCAGTGGCGGCCAAGACTGAGCCTGACCAAGTGGCTGCGCTGGCACGTGGACTGGCCGATACGCTGCTGGCCAGCTTCCCGATTGCGGCGGTGCCGACCTCGCCACCGGAGCCGGCCCGGGCGGCGGCGCTCTACGCCCAGCAATGCGCGGCCTGCCACGGCCCGCAAGGACACGGTGACGGTCCGGCCGCCGCCAGTCTGGAGCCGCCGCCGATCGCTTTCACCAACGCCGAACGCGCAGCCCAGCGCACACCGCTGGCCCTGTATGAAGTGATCTCCCAGGGCGTGCCTGGCACCAGCATGGCCAGCTTTGCCGGTTTGCCCGAGGCGGAACGGTGGGCGCTGGCGTTCTATGTCGGCAGCCTGGCGTATTCGCCACAAGCCCGTGCCGACGGCGAGGGGTTGTGGCGCGAGAACGCGGAAGTACGCGGGCGCATCCCATCGTTGGAGACGTTGACTCGCACGCGTGAAGCCGACCTCGCGGCGACTTGGCCAGCAGCGCAAGCCCGCGCCATCGTCGCCTATCTGCGCTCGAAGCCGCAGGCGGTCACCGAATCGGTTGCCGGCACCGGCACGCTTGCTCTGGCCCGCCAGCAATTGGCTGGCAGCGAGCGCGCCTTTGCCGCCGGTGACGTGGCCCAAGCCACGACGCTGGCACTGTCTGCCTACCTGGACGGCGTAGAACCCGTCGAACCGATGCTGGCCACGCACAATGCGGCGTTGCTGCGCGAGATCGAAGCCGCCATGGCTCGCTATCGCGCGCAACTGAGCGGCCACGCGGCGCCGGCAGAAATCGCCGCGCAACTCGCCCAGATCAATGCGCTGTTTGACCGTGCCGAGGCGGTATTGCAGGACTCGCACATGGATACGACAACGGCGTTCCTCGGCAGCTTCACCATTCTGGTTCGCGAAGGGATAGAAGCGTTGCTGATCGTGATCGGCATGATCGCCTTCCTGCGCAAGGCCGAACGTCGCGAGGTGCTGCCTTACGTCCATGCCGGCTGGCTCGGAGCCCTGCTGGCCGGCGCGGCGACTTGGGCGGCGGCCACCTACCTGGTCGACATCAGCGGCGCCAACCGCGAGGTGACCGAAGGCGTGTCGGCCCTGTTCGCCGCCGCCGTTCTGCTCAGTGTCGGCATCTGGATGCATCAGAAAAGCCTGGCTGGCCGCTGGCAACAGTACCTGCACGCCAAGCTGTCGGCGGCGTTGACTCGGCGCTCGGCGGTCTTCCTGTTCGTGCTGGCCTTCGTCGCGGTGTACCGCGAAGTGTTCGAGACGATCCTGTTTTATATCGCGATGTGGAGCGAACCGGCGTCCGGCGCCATCGTCGCCGGCCTGGCCGCCGGCAGTGCGGTGCTGGTCGCGGTAGCGTACTGGATGCTGCGGCTGAGCAAGCGCCTACCGATCGGCCGGTTCTTCTCGGTCAGTTCGATACTGATCGCCGTGCTGGCGGTGATCCTGGTCGGCAAGGGCGTGGCCGCGCTGCAGGAAGCGGGCTGGGTGGCGCAGGCGCTCATCGCGGTGCCGCGCATTGAATGGCTCGGCATCTATCCGTCCTGGCAATCGGTGCTGGCACAGCTGGCCGTGGCGATCGCGGCGGTGATCGGTTTCCTGGTCAACACGCGAACCGCGCGTGCTCCGGTAACAGAGACCAAAGTTTAAGGAGAACTCATGCGCCAGAAAGATTCGACGTCGTGCAGTTGTTCGACGCCTCCGGTGGCGAAGTCCGACACGCCTTCCGATGCCACAGCGTCTGCAGGACAAGCGAGCTACCACATCGAGAACATGGATTGCCCGACCGAGGAGGCGCTGATTCGCAGCAAACTGGCGGTGCTGCCGGGCGTGGTGGGGCTGACGTTCAATCTGGTGCAGCGACGGCTGACGGTGTCGCACACGTTGCCTTCACTGACTCCGGTGGAGCAGGCACTGTCCGCCATCGGCATGCGGGCAGTGCGCGAAGACGACACCCCGACTGATCAAACGTCCGCGAGTGCAGCGCCAGTGGCCGAGGCTACGCCCACCAACGTGCCTTGGTGGCCGCTGGCGTTGTCGGCCCTGGCCGCATTGGCCGCGGAAACGATCTACTGGCTCAATAACGGCAATCATTGGTCGGTGGTCGTGCTGTCGCTGGCCGCGGTGCTGACGGGCGGCTTGTCCACCTACAAGAAGGGCTGGATCGCGCTTCGAAACCGCAACCTCAACATGAACGCACTGATGTCGATCGCGGTTACTGGCGCCATGGCCATCGGACACTGGCCGGAAGCGGCGATGGTGATGGCGCTGTTCGCGCTGGCCGAAGTGATCGAGGCGAAGTCGCTGGACCGTGCCCGCAATGCCATCCGCGGGCTGATGGAGCTCGCACCGGAACGTGCCACGGTGCAGCAAGCCGACGGCACCTGGTGTGAGGTCGATGCCAGACGGGTGGCCGTCGGCAGCCGCGTGCGGGTCAAGCCGGGCGAACGGCTGGCGCTCGACGGCCAGGTGCTGGAGGGGCGCTCCACGATCAATCAGGCGCCCATCACGGGCGAGAGCTTGCCGGTCGAGAAAGCCCCGGGCGATCTGGTCTTTGCCGGCACCATCAACGAGTCCGGTTCGTTCGAGTTCGGCGTGACCGCTGCGGCCAGCCATTCCACGCTGGCCCGCATCATTCACGCCGTGGAGAGCGCGCAAGGCAGCCGCGCCCCGACCCAGCGTTTCGTCGATCAGTTCGCCCGCTGGTACACCCCGGCCGTTTTCGCCATCGCGCTCGCCGTTGCCATCGTGCCACCGCTGGTGGCCGGTGGGTTGTGGCTCGACTGGATCTACAAGGCCTTGGTGCTGCTGGTCATCGCCTGTCCCTGTGCGCTGGTCATCTCCACGCCGGTGAGCATTGTCAGTGGCCTGGCCGCCGCCGCCCGCCACGGCATCCTGATCAAGGGCGGGGCCTACCTGGAACAAGGGCGCAAACTGCAATGGCTGGCGCTCGACAAGACCGGCACCCTCACCCATGGCAAACCGGTGCAAACGGATTTCCTGGCCTGGAATGGCGCCGATCCGATCGCGGCCCGTGAATGGGCGGCCAGCCTGGCCGCCCGCTCCGATCATCCGGTGTCGAAGGCGGTCGCGCGCGCGGCACAGGTCGATGGTGTCGGCTTGCACGTCGTCAGCGAGTTCGCCGCGGTACCCGGTCGTGGCGTTAGCGGCCGGATCGGAGCGCTGATCTGCCAGTTGGGCAATCACCGGCTGGTGGAGGACCTGGGCGTTTGCTCGCCGGAGCTGGAGCGCCAGCTTTCGCTGCTGGAGGCCGAGGGTAAAACCGTGGTGATGCTGATCGCCGACGGCCGCGTGCACGCGCTGTTCGCGGTGGCGGATACGGTCAAGGACAGCAGCCGGCGCGCGATCGCCGATCTGCACTTCCTGGGCGTCAAGACCCTGATGCTGACCGGCGACAACCCGCATACGGCACAGGCCATCGCCGCACAGGTGGGCATCGATCGCGCCCAAGGCAATCTGTTGCCGGAAGACAAGCTGCGTGAGGTCGAGCAACTGGCGTTGACCGGTTCGGTCGGCATGGTCGGGGATGGCATCAACGATGCCCCGGCGCTGGCACGGGCCGACATCGGCTTCGCGATGGGCGCGGCCGGCACCGATACTGCCATCGAGACCGCCGACGTCGCGCTGATGGATGATGATCTGCGCAAGATCCCCGCATTCGTGCGCCTGTCCCACGCGACTGCCCGGGTATTGTGGCAGAACATCGCATTGGCGCTCGGCATCAAGGCGCTGTTTCTGGTGCTCACCTTCACCGGACAAGCGACCATGTGGATGGCGGTGTTCGCCGACATGGGCGCCAGCCTGCTGGTCGTGTTCAACGGGTTGCGGCTACTGCGCAATGTGGCGTGGACTTCGCGCGCGTGATAACCAGCGGCAGGTGCGATTCGCGATGAACGGGCGGCGTT contains:
- a CDS encoding tyrosine-type recombinase/integrase, translated to MAAVQAWLSEFVDSPQTWRSYRKEAERLLLWCWLVAGKALSDLQREDLQRYQQFLKQPRPASRWCGPRASRDSSQWRPFQGPLSPASQAQALIIINSLFTYLVTAGYLAGNPMGLVRRKLKTAARSNSEATSRYLDQALWQRVWQHIEQLPQETSSNRDRAERLRYLFTLLYSLGPRVSELASHPMGSVQCVRGRWWWFVTGKGGKAAKVPVTPSCLAALQRYRTYLGWPALPTADDMRPLVPSQKGSRGISANMIYRLVKTLFAEVADSLQPDAPDLANTLRRASTHWMRHTAITHLADRQIDIRFLNKTARHEKLETTAIYLHAEDDAWHDAISGAVPQDASNDSKGPTP
- a CDS encoding antitoxin Xre/MbcA/ParS toxin-binding domain-containing protein, translating into MKKPVKTDAIRQLVKGTAWECLAYEAYGDSIHLLRDGLPVDVIRFLAQLLGLDPTTFSRTIGVRCLKPRNKKLPRPDGDKIYRTIRALMAASQTFDFNNARVWLCRPIRSLGGLAPLTFMDTEAGFELVIQTLGRIDHGVVA
- a CDS encoding DNA-binding protein — its product is MGRIGVTFEEFVVVARQLHAQRQTVTVDRVREVLGRGSRTTLLKHLQQWRHELATLSPSFDLADLPTSLLPLIEAFWRRAGEEAAAQLADERNRLEQERQTLRERDHVREGQLQVLTEQLASLQHRERQLSQELTAVTEALGRSQVENLQLNQTAQQSQQESRALATKLQQAELSLTEHTKTSAAQLASERARHDSELARWLQQLDATRQQLRELAERCALLEKQRTVAAQAPKSTSKRQRVTVPESDAVNTKRSSSKPARTRRSR
- a CDS encoding MerR family transcriptional regulator, translating into MKISEAAAASGCHVETIRYYESVGLVPKPMRTGSGYRAYAPADVDRLRFISRGRELGFSLEEIRSLLRLNDDPKLSCGDVDALARTHLTDIHQRIEELTRMAGELERVISQCAGGERGTCSILGALRRRGNDTPECRR
- a CDS encoding FTR1 family protein translates to MATDFTLRGLPVPARYSSAESMPMSFPNIPIRLGLFALFLLGWALQPPVHAAASAQADPRQTWQMLDYIAVDYAGAVQGGRIIAPGEYAEMQEFAGTVRTQLASLPASPKQPELLAQADQLIAAVAAKTEPDQVAALARGLADTLLASFPIAAVPTSPPEPARAAALYAQQCAACHGPQGHGDGPAAASLEPPPIAFTNAERAAQRTPLALYEVISQGVPGTSMASFAGLPEAERWALAFYVGSLAYSPQARADGEGLWRENAEVRGRIPSLETLTRTREADLAATWPAAQARAIVAYLRSKPQAVTESVAGTGTLALARQQLAGSERAFAAGDVAQATTLALSAYLDGVEPVEPMLATHNAALLREIEAAMARYRAQLSGHAAPAEIAAQLAQINALFDRAEAVLQDSHMDTTTAFLGSFTILVREGIEALLIVIGMIAFLRKAERREVLPYVHAGWLGALLAGAATWAAATYLVDISGANREVTEGVSALFAAAVLLSVGIWMHQKSLAGRWQQYLHAKLSAALTRRSAVFLFVLAFVAVYREVFETILFYIAMWSEPASGAIVAGLAAGSAVLVAVAYWMLRLSKRLPIGRFFSVSSILIAVLAVILVGKGVAALQEAGWVAQALIAVPRIEWLGIYPSWQSVLAQLAVAIAAVIGFLVNTRTARAPVTETKV
- a CDS encoding heavy metal translocating P-type ATPase is translated as MRQKDSTSCSCSTPPVAKSDTPSDATASAGQASYHIENMDCPTEEALIRSKLAVLPGVVGLTFNLVQRRLTVSHTLPSLTPVEQALSAIGMRAVREDDTPTDQTSASAAPVAEATPTNVPWWPLALSALAALAAETIYWLNNGNHWSVVVLSLAAVLTGGLSTYKKGWIALRNRNLNMNALMSIAVTGAMAIGHWPEAAMVMALFALAEVIEAKSLDRARNAIRGLMELAPERATVQQADGTWCEVDARRVAVGSRVRVKPGERLALDGQVLEGRSTINQAPITGESLPVEKAPGDLVFAGTINESGSFEFGVTAAASHSTLARIIHAVESAQGSRAPTQRFVDQFARWYTPAVFAIALAVAIVPPLVAGGLWLDWIYKALVLLVIACPCALVISTPVSIVSGLAAAARHGILIKGGAYLEQGRKLQWLALDKTGTLTHGKPVQTDFLAWNGADPIAAREWAASLAARSDHPVSKAVARAAQVDGVGLHVVSEFAAVPGRGVSGRIGALICQLGNHRLVEDLGVCSPELERQLSLLEAEGKTVVMLIADGRVHALFAVADTVKDSSRRAIADLHFLGVKTLMLTGDNPHTAQAIAAQVGIDRAQGNLLPEDKLREVEQLALTGSVGMVGDGINDAPALARADIGFAMGAAGTDTAIETADVALMDDDLRKIPAFVRLSHATARVLWQNIALALGIKALFLVLTFTGQATMWMAVFADMGASLLVVFNGLRLLRNVAWTSRA